One window from the genome of Nicotiana tomentosiformis chromosome 5, ASM39032v3, whole genome shotgun sequence encodes:
- the LOC104112886 gene encoding uncharacterized protein translates to MADQQAQAATMRNLERQMGQLASAQNNWPAGALPSDTEPNPNAQVNAVTLRNGRLLEEVPKKKKYIDRLEGELVPKPVEKNKKENKGSELEMPKYARYLRDIVENKRRHTEFEIVALTEECSARVQSKLPSKLKDPGSFTIPFSLGKQEVGRALCDLGASINLIPSSLFKQLGLGVLRPTTITLQLADRSLVMPEGIIEDVLVRVEKFILPADFIVLDYEADEEVPIFWGDHS, encoded by the exons atggcTGACCAGCAGGCCCAAGCAGCAACGATGAGAAATTTGGAGCGACAAATGGGACAACTTGCTAGTGCCCAAAATAATTGGCCAGCTGGGGCTCTTCCTAGTGATACTGAGCCTAATCCTAATGCTCAAGTCAATGCGGTTACCTTGAGAAATGGAAGATTATTAGAAGAAGTTCCAAAGAAAAAGAAGTATATAGATCGTCTTGAAGGAGAATTAGTTCCCAAGCCAGTTGAGAAGAATAAGAAAGAGAACAAAGGGTCAGAGCTA GAAATGCCTAAGTATGCAAGGTATCTCAGAGATATTGTGGAAAATAAACGAAGACATACAGAGTTCGAAATAGTTGCACTTACTGAAGAGTGCAGTGCCAGAGTTCAGAGTAAACTTCCTTCTAAGTTGAAGGATCCTGGGAGTTTCACAATTCCTTTCTCTCTTGGAAAACAAGAAGTTGGTAGAGCCCTGTGTGATTTAGGGGCTAGTATAAATTTGATTCCATCCTCTTTGTTCAAGCAACTCGGATTGGGGGTTCTTAGACCTACTACAATCACTTTACAGTTAGCAGATAGGTCACTAGTTATGCCAGAAGGAATTATTGAGGATGTGTTAGTTCGAGTGGAAAAATTTATTCTTCCTGCTGATTTTATTGTTCTTGATTATGAGGCAGATGAGGAAGTGCCCATTTTTTGGGGCGACCATTCTTAG
- the LOC138892494 gene encoding uncharacterized protein, with amino-acid sequence MSRPVHSALPASSGAPVASRSQVAHHALPLFSAPHVWDSIVVDLVYRSYLVVISGFETRVDLLLLVMVNFDVILAMDWLSPYHVILDCHAKTVTLAMPGLPRLEWQGTLDYVPRRVVSFLKEHQMVEKGCDAYLTFVRDVSINTFIVKTVLVVRDFPDVFPSDHPGMSSDRDDFCIDLLLVTQPIFIPPYCMPPAELNE; translated from the exons atgagccgtccagttcattcagcacttccagcttctagtggtgctccggttgcttccaggtctcaggttgcccatcATGCACTGCCACTGTTTAGTGCACCTCatgtatggg attctattgttgtggaccttGTGTATCGGTCGTATTTAGttgttattagtggttttgagaccagagtggATCTATTGTTACTCGTTATGGtaaactttgatgttatcttagccatggattggttgtcgccctatcatgttattctggattgtcacgccaagactgtgacactggctatgccaggtttaccgcggttAGAGTGGCAAGGTACactggattatgttcctagaagagttgtgtccttccttaaggaacatcagatggttgagaaggggtgtgatgcatatctaacctttgtgagagatgtcagtattaatACTTTTATCGTTAAGacagttctggtagtgagagacttcccagatgtatttccatCAGATCATCCGGGCATGTCGTCTGATAGagatgatttttgtattgacttattattggtcactcagcccatttttattccaccatattgtatgccACCGGCGGAGTTAAATGAGTag